A stretch of Planctomycetaceae bacterium DNA encodes these proteins:
- the nrfD gene encoding NrfD/PsrC family molybdoenzyme membrane anchor subunit, producing the protein MSETGFVFPNDHHPAWSIMIVLYPYVTGLVAGAFVVSALHHVFRRDDLKPVARLALVTALCFCSCATIPLLLHLHHPERAFNVMITPSGTSAMAGFGFIYNFYMLLLVVEVWLIFRADFIALAGKTSGKLGTLYRILALGEKEATPESLAVDHWLIGILAVIGIPAACVLHGYVGFLFGAVKANPWWSTALMPVIFLISAIVSGIAALILLYLFLSWRRGVKADVKCLRSMSRYLWVALICAFTLEMLELIHMGYEAGSEWHVLRELIFEHLSVSFGLIQVLLGSIVPFSLLAIAIIPSLNPRLMAFLSSVASILVLMQVLAMRWNVVVGGQLFSKSFRGFVEYPVHVGGREGLVAAAIVLLLPLGILAVALKLLPVWGETEIAHDK; encoded by the coding sequence ATGAGCGAAACTGGTTTCGTCTTTCCAAATGACCATCACCCGGCATGGAGCATCATGATTGTGCTCTATCCGTATGTGACCGGGCTGGTCGCTGGTGCGTTTGTGGTCTCCGCGCTGCATCATGTGTTTCGCCGTGATGATCTGAAACCCGTCGCCCGTCTGGCACTCGTAACCGCCCTGTGTTTCTGCTCCTGTGCAACCATTCCGTTACTGTTACACCTGCATCATCCAGAGCGCGCCTTCAATGTCATGATCACGCCCAGCGGGACGTCGGCCATGGCGGGTTTTGGGTTTATCTACAACTTTTACATGCTGTTACTGGTTGTCGAAGTCTGGCTGATCTTTCGAGCCGACTTCATTGCTCTGGCGGGTAAGACCTCCGGGAAACTGGGAACGCTGTATCGTATTCTGGCACTCGGCGAAAAAGAGGCCACACCCGAATCATTGGCCGTGGACCACTGGCTCATCGGTATTCTGGCCGTCATCGGAATTCCGGCCGCGTGCGTACTGCATGGTTATGTCGGATTTCTTTTTGGAGCGGTCAAAGCAAATCCATGGTGGTCAACGGCTTTGATGCCCGTCATTTTTCTGATCTCAGCCATTGTCTCCGGGATCGCTGCCCTGATTCTGCTGTATCTGTTTTTGAGCTGGCGGCGTGGCGTGAAAGCAGACGTGAAGTGTCTGCGATCGATGTCGCGTTATCTTTGGGTCGCTTTGATTTGCGCGTTCACGCTGGAGATGCTGGAGCTCATTCATATGGGCTACGAAGCCGGATCCGAATGGCACGTACTGCGAGAGCTGATCTTTGAGCATCTGAGCGTTTCGTTCGGGCTGATTCAGGTGCTGCTGGGATCGATCGTGCCTTTCAGCCTGCTCGCGATCGCCATCATTCCTTCGCTGAATCCTCGATTGATGGCATTCCTGAGTTCCGTTGCGTCGATCCTTGTACTGATGCAGGTTCTGGCCATGCGATGGAACGTTGTCGTTGGCGGCCAGCTGTTTTCAAAGAGCTTCCGGGGATTCGTTGAATACCCTGTTCATGTTGGCGGGAGGGAAGGTCTAGTCGCTGCGGCCATCGTGCTGCTACTGCCGCTGGGAATTCTGGCGGTTGCCCTGAAACTGCTGCCCGTCTGGGGTGAAACGGAAATTGCACACGACAAGTAA
- a CDS encoding RluA family pseudouridine synthase, which yields MALQFRELTIAPESDLINMRADRGVQQLLGGSRSHITGLFDHDCVTINGQRESNPGRSLREGDQLAVRFEANRRYSPKPKAAKKPHHGFSIIHEDSHLIVVEKSAELLTVPTDAGERNTLQQRINEHVRHEGRGRGAFVVHRLDRGVSGLLVFGKTREDALQIQQQFRQRKPDRQYVAIVAGRIEEAQGSFRTYLSTAKNLNRFSTDDEDDGELAITHFQVTQYSQVTQRSSGVTQVHVQLETGRRNQIRVHFAESGHPILGDMRYRPDLWQHLGWPFKRLALHAATLGFRHPITDESLRFESSMPREMSEFLRFIDNAGDSPGRGSAARSSADRRGQPSAERQERDRRGHTKGRRDQTKRRRRK from the coding sequence GTGGCCCTGCAGTTTCGTGAACTCACAATCGCTCCGGAATCTGACCTGATTAACATGCGGGCAGATCGTGGCGTGCAACAACTGCTTGGCGGTTCACGTTCTCACATCACCGGATTGTTCGACCACGACTGCGTGACGATTAACGGGCAACGAGAGTCCAATCCCGGACGAAGCCTTCGCGAAGGCGATCAACTGGCTGTTCGATTTGAAGCGAATCGTCGGTATTCGCCAAAGCCGAAAGCGGCAAAGAAGCCGCACCATGGGTTTTCGATCATCCATGAAGACTCGCACCTGATCGTGGTCGAAAAGTCGGCCGAGCTTCTGACCGTACCGACCGATGCTGGCGAACGAAATACTCTGCAGCAGCGAATCAACGAGCATGTCAGGCACGAAGGTCGGGGCCGGGGCGCGTTCGTTGTCCACCGACTGGATCGCGGCGTTTCTGGACTGCTGGTGTTCGGGAAAACACGAGAAGACGCTTTGCAGATTCAGCAACAGTTTCGCCAGAGAAAGCCGGACCGACAATACGTCGCGATTGTCGCCGGCCGTATCGAAGAAGCTCAAGGCTCGTTTCGAACTTACCTGAGCACTGCGAAAAACCTGAACCGCTTTTCGACGGACGATGAGGACGACGGCGAGCTGGCCATCACACATTTTCAGGTGACACAGTATTCTCAGGTGACACAAAGAAGTTCCGGCGTGACACAGGTGCATGTGCAGCTGGAGACAGGTCGTCGCAACCAGATCCGTGTCCATTTTGCCGAATCCGGACATCCGATTTTGGGAGATATGCGATACCGGCCCGATCTCTGGCAGCATCTCGGATGGCCATTCAAACGCCTGGCCCTGCATGCCGCGACGCTTGGATTTCGACACCCGATTACGGACGAATCGCTTCGTTTCGAATCGTCGATGCCCCGCGAAATGAGCGAATTCCTGCGATTCATCGACAACGCCGGGGATTCCCCAGGACGGGGGTCTGCAGCACGGTCTTCCGCAGATCGCCGCGGCCAGCCTTCTGCAGAACGCCAGGAGCGAGATCGCAGGGGCCATACAAAGGGTCGTCGAGATCAGACGAAACGCAGGCGTCGCAAGTAG
- the fhcD gene encoding formylmethanofuran--tetrahydromethanopterin N-formyltransferase: MSEHPIIDDTFAEAFPMVGTRMIITAIDLDLVFIAAQEFCGNASSVIGCDTEAGVERFLEEDETPDGRPGVSVLAFAFSRKGLEKAMAARVGQNVLTCPTTACYSGLIDCPKEDRIKVGAQLRYFGDGFQIAKKLENRRFWRIPVMDGEFLCEDVFGTVKGIGGGNLLVAGRTQSETLAAVRAAVAAISTLKDVILPFPAGIVRSGSKVGSKYPQLKASTNDKWCPTLTGQTQTELQEGERAVYEIVIDGFSEAAVATAMKLGLETVSEMPGVLRISAGNYGGKLGPHHFHLHRLPP, from the coding sequence ATGTCTGAACACCCCATCATTGATGATACTTTTGCCGAAGCATTTCCGATGGTCGGAACGCGGATGATCATCACGGCCATCGATCTGGACCTCGTGTTCATCGCCGCTCAGGAGTTTTGCGGTAATGCGTCCAGCGTCATCGGCTGTGATACAGAGGCCGGGGTCGAGCGATTTCTGGAGGAAGACGAAACGCCCGACGGTCGTCCTGGTGTGTCCGTGCTGGCATTCGCATTCAGCCGGAAGGGGCTGGAGAAGGCCATGGCCGCCCGGGTCGGCCAGAATGTGCTGACCTGCCCAACGACGGCCTGTTATTCCGGACTGATTGACTGCCCCAAAGAGGACCGCATCAAAGTGGGTGCTCAGCTCAGATATTTTGGAGACGGCTTTCAGATTGCAAAGAAGCTTGAGAATCGTCGATTCTGGCGTATTCCGGTGATGGATGGCGAATTTCTTTGCGAGGATGTATTCGGCACAGTGAAAGGAATCGGTGGCGGAAACCTGCTTGTGGCCGGGCGGACTCAGTCCGAAACGCTGGCGGCCGTGCGAGCTGCCGTAGCAGCCATCAGTACACTGAAGGACGTCATCCTGCCGTTTCCGGCTGGCATCGTGCGCAGTGGTTCAAAAGTAGGTTCGAAGTACCCGCAACTGAAAGCCAGTACGAATGACAAATGGTGCCCGACACTGACTGGACAGACTCAAACAGAGCTGCAGGAGGGCGAGAGAGCCGTCTACGAAATTGTAATTGATGGATTCAGCGAGGCCGCTGTCGCCACCGCTATGAAGCTCGGATTGGAGACGGTTTCAGAAATGCCCGGTGTACTGCGAATTTCAGCCGGCAACTATGGTGGCAAACTGGGTCCGCATCACTTCCACCTGCACCGACTACCTCCCTGA
- a CDS encoding molybdopterin dinucleotide binding domain-containing protein: protein MTSRRFILNAARSAKQGTLINVGKDSAEYQELTNTMTMEPGDMASIGLGEGQMAIVRTEFGEAQFRCESGKIPQGMIFVPYGPPTCKLMGGDTDGTGMPMSKGWEVEVIPL from the coding sequence ATGACTTCACGACGATTCATCCTGAACGCGGCACGCTCTGCAAAGCAGGGAACGCTGATCAACGTTGGCAAAGATTCAGCAGAATATCAGGAGCTCACCAATACGATGACCATGGAGCCTGGTGACATGGCATCAATTGGTTTGGGTGAAGGCCAGATGGCTATCGTCCGGACAGAATTCGGCGAAGCGCAGTTTCGTTGTGAATCGGGGAAGATTCCTCAGGGAATGATCTTCGTTCCCTATGGCCCACCAACCTGCAAGCTGATGGGCGGCGACACCGACGGGACCGGGATGCCCATGTCGAAGGGTTGGGAAGTCGAAGTCATCCCACTGTAG
- a CDS encoding TolC family protein, whose protein sequence is MTPADSTPVDESAEIADANAGSSTPMDPQDDQLSPGIDNNTGDVAVSLISRQKNYEADPGEALVTPGSSSPQDGLRFEIPRDLPGSDAAPLRVPPIDPTVPADQRRSIVESLFPDVAPVVDNVDPAAEDRLSLASLQQMALNNSPVIRQAAADVEKARGTAVQAGLYPNPIVGYEGDSIGTGKTAGYNGLFVTQEFVTADKLTLAQSAAAMEMRAAEAELRKARITLASNVRRAYFKLLVAQEQVRFNRAIAKLSEEVFRAQIDLVSGGEAAPYEPLQLRVFAVQARNGVVQAQNHLQASWRQLAATLGTPHLPRHTVAGSVEMSIPDLDYDQAAGILMVRHSDISAARSRIASASCNLRLQQVTPIPNITVYGTFQHDDTTPLSDFASNLQVSVPVPVFNKNQGNIATAHGQLVRANNDLSQTQNDLLARLAEIHARRSSARVIVDSYRKDLLPDQVRVYRGVYERFRLDGGSIDFSQLVVAQQTLSQVVTSYLQALMEQWDATVDIAEIMQVDDMVTMDGLATMPRN, encoded by the coding sequence ATGACTCCAGCCGACAGTACACCGGTTGACGAGTCGGCAGAAATTGCCGATGCGAACGCTGGCAGTTCGACGCCGATGGATCCACAGGACGATCAGCTGTCCCCGGGAATCGACAACAATACCGGCGATGTTGCGGTCTCCCTGATTTCTCGACAGAAGAATTACGAGGCAGACCCGGGCGAAGCCCTTGTAACGCCGGGAAGTTCGTCACCTCAGGATGGACTCCGGTTTGAAATCCCTCGTGACTTACCTGGCTCCGATGCCGCTCCGCTCAGGGTGCCGCCCATCGATCCAACCGTGCCGGCGGATCAGCGCCGGTCAATTGTCGAATCGCTTTTTCCGGATGTTGCCCCCGTCGTGGATAATGTCGATCCTGCGGCCGAGGACCGACTCTCACTGGCATCCCTGCAACAGATGGCGCTGAACAACAGTCCGGTCATCCGTCAGGCAGCCGCGGATGTGGAGAAGGCTCGCGGAACAGCCGTGCAGGCCGGTTTGTATCCCAACCCAATCGTAGGCTATGAAGGAGACAGCATCGGGACCGGCAAAACGGCTGGCTACAACGGGCTGTTTGTCACGCAGGAATTTGTGACAGCCGATAAGCTCACCCTTGCACAAAGTGCGGCGGCGATGGAAATGCGAGCCGCTGAGGCCGAATTGCGAAAGGCTCGCATCACTCTGGCCAGCAACGTTCGCCGCGCGTATTTCAAGCTGCTGGTGGCTCAGGAACAGGTTCGGTTTAATCGGGCCATCGCGAAACTCAGTGAAGAAGTCTTTCGAGCCCAGATTGATTTGGTCAGCGGTGGCGAAGCAGCACCTTACGAACCGCTGCAATTGCGGGTGTTTGCGGTCCAGGCTCGCAACGGCGTCGTTCAGGCTCAAAATCATCTGCAGGCTTCGTGGCGACAGCTCGCTGCGACCCTGGGTACACCTCACCTGCCGCGACACACCGTTGCCGGTTCGGTCGAAATGAGTATTCCTGACCTGGATTATGATCAGGCTGCCGGGATTCTGATGGTGCGACATTCTGATATCTCCGCGGCCCGGTCGCGTATCGCCAGTGCTTCCTGCAACCTGCGTCTGCAACAGGTCACTCCTATTCCAAACATCACCGTGTACGGAACGTTTCAGCACGATGACACAACTCCGCTGTCTGATTTCGCTTCCAATTTGCAGGTGTCGGTTCCTGTCCCGGTTTTCAACAAGAATCAGGGCAACATCGCTACTGCTCATGGTCAGCTCGTGCGTGCCAATAACGATCTGTCGCAAACACAAAATGATCTGCTGGCCCGGCTCGCAGAAATTCATGCCCGTCGCTCATCTGCCCGCGTGATTGTAGACAGCTACCGCAAAGATCTGCTGCCGGATCAGGTTCGCGTGTATCGAGGAGTTTACGAACGGTTCCGTCTGGATGGTGGCTCAATCGATTTTTCACAGTTGGTTGTCGCTCAGCAAACGTTGTCTCAGGTGGTCACCAGCTACCTGCAGGCATTGATGGAACAATGGGATGCCACCGTCGACATCGCAGAAATCATGCAGGTCGATGATATGGTGACCATGGATGGACTCGCGACCATGCCCCGAAACTGA
- the mazG gene encoding nucleoside triphosphate pyrophosphohydrolase translates to MSTDSEPRSVVPAASQAEGSPGTPPDFKTLLPEFQRLVEVVARLRAPDGCPWDRQQTMKSIKPYTLEETYELLEAIDSDDNAAIQEELGDVLLQVVLDAQIAADEERFGLLEVIRQIADKMVARHPHVFGDVRADTTEDVRKNWYAIKQKEKPKRESQLDGIPAALPELARAARITARAAAVGYDFPDRRMLFDKLTEELNELSVELFGSESVPHIAASVDSAVVPDAPITDSAQFERAESELGDILFVLANIGRRWGINPEEALRKSNAKFSRRFQAIEKAMAQQGLPIADATLQQMEQAYQAAKKQEKSET, encoded by the coding sequence ATGTCGACTGATTCTGAACCCCGTTCTGTTGTTCCGGCGGCCTCACAAGCGGAAGGATCTCCCGGTACGCCTCCGGATTTCAAAACCCTGTTGCCGGAATTTCAACGCCTGGTTGAAGTGGTTGCCCGTCTGCGCGCACCGGACGGGTGCCCGTGGGATCGTCAACAGACCATGAAATCCATCAAGCCGTATACGCTGGAAGAAACGTATGAACTTCTGGAAGCGATTGATTCGGACGACAATGCGGCCATTCAGGAAGAGCTGGGCGACGTCCTGCTGCAGGTTGTGCTGGATGCTCAGATTGCGGCCGACGAGGAACGATTTGGTCTGCTGGAAGTGATCCGGCAGATCGCAGACAAGATGGTCGCACGCCATCCGCATGTCTTTGGAGACGTCCGTGCCGATACAACCGAGGACGTCAGGAAGAACTGGTATGCCATTAAGCAGAAGGAAAAGCCGAAACGCGAATCGCAGCTGGACGGGATTCCGGCTGCGCTGCCGGAATTAGCGCGTGCCGCTCGTATTACTGCGCGCGCTGCTGCGGTTGGATACGACTTCCCGGATCGAAGGATGCTGTTCGACAAGCTGACGGAAGAATTGAATGAGCTGTCCGTTGAGCTGTTTGGCAGCGAATCGGTGCCTCATATCGCAGCATCCGTCGATTCAGCGGTCGTGCCCGATGCGCCCATCACTGATTCTGCGCAATTTGAACGGGCAGAATCCGAACTGGGCGACATCCTGTTCGTGCTGGCGAATATTGGTCGCCGGTGGGGCATCAATCCGGAAGAAGCTCTTCGCAAGAGCAACGCGAAATTCAGCCGGCGCTTTCAGGCAATCGAAAAAGCCATGGCCCAACAGGGATTGCCCATTGCTGATGCAACACTACAACAAATGGAGCAGGCCTACCAGGCGGCCAAGAAACAGGAAAAAAGCGAAACTTGA
- a CDS encoding 4Fe-4S dicluster domain-containing protein, with amino-acid sequence MSFLLNILNETSGGGCSSGACSSGGCGSHDQSHGSGGCGCGSPAPSHGPMSAQAEATRREFLSRATSVTIGGLSLTVLPVAQAVADKLGSNVDELTLENAASAAAAVGEESGVGRSDVLYGFIVDTEKCIGAGKCLTACRVENNVPEGYARTWVERFVHFKDGRVQVDLVPETGFEGSEIAAINPDDVDRAYFVPKLCNHCEDAPCNQVCPVHASITSPEGVELVDPDRCIGCAYCVQACPYGVRFINPDTGNADKCTWCYHRITKDEKPACVEACPVGARIFGRLDDPNSEISKRLKEIPTHVLKEHLGTHPKLFYVGLSGEVV; translated from the coding sequence ATGTCTTTTCTGCTGAACATATTGAATGAAACCAGTGGCGGCGGTTGCAGCAGTGGGGCTTGCAGCAGTGGTGGCTGTGGGTCGCACGACCAATCTCACGGCAGTGGCGGGTGTGGGTGCGGCAGCCCGGCTCCATCGCATGGACCGATGAGCGCACAGGCGGAAGCCACGCGCCGCGAATTTCTTTCACGAGCCACCTCCGTCACAATTGGCGGCCTCAGTCTGACGGTGCTTCCTGTGGCTCAGGCCGTCGCAGACAAGCTCGGTTCGAATGTTGACGAATTGACGCTGGAAAATGCCGCTTCTGCAGCTGCTGCCGTTGGTGAGGAATCCGGGGTTGGACGATCGGATGTTCTTTACGGGTTTATTGTCGACACCGAAAAATGCATCGGCGCCGGAAAATGCCTGACCGCATGTCGAGTGGAGAACAACGTTCCCGAAGGTTATGCTCGCACATGGGTTGAACGGTTTGTGCACTTTAAAGACGGGCGCGTTCAGGTCGATCTGGTCCCTGAAACAGGATTTGAAGGTTCAGAAATCGCGGCGATCAATCCGGACGACGTTGATCGCGCTTACTTTGTACCGAAGCTCTGCAACCACTGCGAGGACGCTCCCTGCAATCAGGTGTGTCCGGTGCATGCGTCGATTACTTCTCCCGAGGGCGTGGAACTGGTTGATCCGGATCGTTGCATCGGATGCGCTTACTGCGTCCAGGCGTGTCCGTATGGTGTGCGATTCATCAACCCGGACACCGGCAATGCAGACAAGTGCACGTGGTGTTACCACCGGATCACCAAAGATGAAAAACCAGCCTGTGTCGAAGCCTGCCCCGTCGGCGCTCGCATCTTTGGACGGCTGGATGACCCGAACAGTGAAATCAGCAAACGTCTGAAGGAAATTCCGACCCACGTACTCAAAGAACATCTGGGAACGCACCCCAAGCTGTTTTACGTCGGACTTTCCGGCGAGGTTGTCTAG
- a CDS encoding serine/threonine-protein kinase, with amino-acid sequence MQPVLLSSFQQQQLTDENGMRTLYRAVDPSGQPVILCVFGSQASRNPEFRRLLKMDLQMLESLRHQAVPEFLGAGECEGCILTWQQDVDATTLHQLFQQGRVFSLEDIIEIGWQACSALQHAHNFGLSHGGLSDRCILLTDDLRVFVTDFGQPRWLAAVDSTSVHPSPTAGRDSTAALSRKPDSPGAPATENSTGVNNWRREVSGDLRSLARVLNAAIRREREMATASQAQSSPEIMGTRERTTPQPVEESGVSAHSLVRLLTRIEQHDEQAHPISARDFQGRLGEILIGEENDQMELLDQRENAVRSSRSIVYELFDDVRSPQNNLRKSDESAGSRWKARNLLILVLAVFSLISLILAALFS; translated from the coding sequence GTGCAGCCGGTTTTATTGTCCAGTTTTCAGCAGCAGCAGTTGACTGATGAAAATGGAATGCGAACCCTGTACCGAGCGGTGGATCCATCCGGGCAGCCCGTGATTCTGTGCGTGTTTGGCAGTCAGGCCTCCAGGAATCCCGAGTTCCGGCGGCTGCTGAAAATGGATCTGCAGATGCTGGAATCACTCCGTCATCAGGCGGTGCCGGAATTTCTGGGCGCGGGGGAATGTGAAGGATGCATCCTGACCTGGCAGCAGGATGTAGACGCGACAACTCTGCATCAGCTGTTTCAGCAGGGCAGGGTGTTTTCACTTGAGGACATTATCGAAATCGGCTGGCAAGCCTGTTCAGCCCTTCAGCACGCTCACAATTTCGGATTGTCGCATGGTGGATTAAGCGATCGCTGTATTCTTCTCACGGACGATCTGCGCGTGTTTGTGACGGATTTTGGGCAACCACGCTGGTTGGCTGCCGTTGACAGTACTTCTGTCCATCCCAGTCCCACGGCAGGAAGAGATTCCACGGCAGCGTTAAGCCGCAAGCCAGATTCCCCGGGGGCACCGGCAACCGAAAATTCGACCGGCGTCAATAACTGGCGCCGTGAAGTCTCCGGTGATCTTCGCAGTCTCGCACGCGTCCTGAACGCAGCCATTCGTCGAGAACGGGAAATGGCCACAGCCAGCCAAGCGCAAAGCTCTCCGGAGATTATGGGCACCCGTGAAAGGACGACTCCACAACCTGTTGAAGAATCGGGTGTTTCAGCCCATTCTCTGGTTCGGCTGCTGACGCGAATTGAACAACATGACGAACAGGCTCATCCGATCAGTGCTCGGGATTTTCAGGGAAGACTCGGGGAAATCCTGATCGGCGAAGAAAACGATCAGATGGAGCTCCTCGATCAACGGGAGAATGCGGTGCGATCCAGCCGGTCCATCGTTTACGAACTGTTCGACGACGTTCGGTCGCCCCAGAACAATCTTCGCAAATCCGATGAATCTGCCGGTTCCCGCTGGAAGGCGCGGAATCTGCTGATTCTCGTTCTGGCCGTCTTCAGCCTGATCTCGCTGATCCTTGCCGCTTTGTTTTCCTGA